In a single window of the Mucilaginibacter defluvii genome:
- a CDS encoding SMP-30/gluconolactonase/LRE family protein, with product MIKRIYFIISCLTLLGVSAGKAQQKPLYDTTQKPVLVSRQFEFTEGPATDKNGDVYFTDQPNDKIWKYSADGKLTVYMDKTGRSNGLFFDKKGRLLACADEKNELWAIDKKGNHEVILSNFNGKRFNGPNDGWVAPNGDIYFTDPYYQRNYWQHTSSELDGQKLYLVKKGAKQAVIANDQFKQPNGIVGTTDGKFLYVADIGDNKTYRFNIEKDGTLTNRVLLIKQGSDGMTLDDQGNIYLTGKGVTAYNPQGEKLFNIPIPEQWTGNVCFAGKNRDVLFITASKGIYTLKMNVKGQ from the coding sequence ATGATCAAACGTATTTATTTTATTATCAGCTGCTTGACACTTTTAGGTGTATCAGCCGGTAAAGCACAGCAAAAGCCTTTGTATGATACTACACAAAAGCCTGTGTTAGTATCGCGCCAATTTGAATTTACTGAAGGCCCGGCAACCGATAAAAACGGCGATGTTTATTTCACCGATCAGCCGAATGATAAAATATGGAAGTACAGTGCCGATGGAAAGCTTACCGTTTACATGGACAAAACAGGCCGGAGCAACGGCTTGTTCTTTGATAAAAAAGGCCGCTTGCTTGCCTGTGCCGACGAAAAGAATGAGCTATGGGCTATTGATAAAAAGGGCAACCATGAGGTCATCTTATCCAACTTTAACGGCAAGCGTTTTAATGGGCCAAATGATGGTTGGGTTGCACCTAATGGCGATATTTATTTTACTGACCCGTACTATCAGCGAAATTACTGGCAGCATACTTCATCTGAACTTGATGGCCAAAAATTATATCTGGTCAAAAAAGGAGCTAAGCAGGCCGTTATTGCAAACGATCAGTTTAAGCAACCCAACGGAATTGTAGGTACTACCGATGGCAAGTTTTTGTATGTAGCTGATATTGGTGATAACAAAACGTACCGGTTTAATATTGAAAAGGACGGCACGCTCACTAACCGCGTTCTGCTAATTAAACAAGGATCAGACGGGATGACGCTTGACGATCAGGGAAATATCTATTTAACCGGTAAAGGCGTCACTGCTTATAATCCGCAAGGGGAGAAGTTATTTAATATCCCGATTCCAGAGCAATGGACTGGTAACGTTTGTTTCGCAGGTAAAAATCGTGATGTGTTGTTCATTACCGCCTCCAAAGGAATTTACACCCTGAAAATGAATGTAAAAGGCCAGTAA
- a CDS encoding sugar O-acetyltransferase — protein sequence METELQKMLDGELYVAADEQLTQMRLNARTLIHQYNQMIAATTEEKNVVLKQLIGKCSTIDIQPPFFCDYGVNIIAGENLFMNFNCVVLDCALVTIGNNVQFGPNVQIYTATHPLIASERIKGPELAKPITIGDNVWIGGGAIICPGVNIGENTTIGSGAVVTKDVPANVFAAGNPCRVIKNL from the coding sequence ATGGAAACTGAACTACAAAAAATGCTCGATGGCGAGCTTTATGTAGCTGCTGATGAGCAGTTAACACAGATGCGCTTAAACGCCCGGACGCTGATCCATCAGTATAACCAAATGATAGCTGCAACCACTGAAGAAAAAAACGTGGTATTGAAACAGCTTATAGGCAAATGTTCAACTATTGACATACAGCCGCCTTTTTTTTGTGATTACGGCGTTAATATTATTGCAGGTGAAAACCTATTCATGAACTTTAACTGTGTCGTATTGGATTGCGCTTTGGTTACCATTGGCAACAATGTGCAATTTGGCCCTAATGTTCAAATATATACTGCCACCCATCCGTTAATAGCGTCGGAACGCATTAAGGGGCCGGAACTGGCAAAGCCTATTACCATCGGAGATAACGTCTGGATCGGCGGTGGGGCTATTATCTGTCCTGGGGTGAATATAGGTGAAAATACCACGATAGGCTCAGGTGCAGTAGTTACTAAAGATGTACCTGCCAATGTTTTTGCGGCGGGCAACCCATGCCGTGTTATCAAAAACCTTTAA
- a CDS encoding phosphoenolpyruvate carboxylase: protein MPASLKLSQREATFNNEVVARFELYNSLFQTLPFYQVKEIGILLPFFTAHCEQGVNAGLSPEEIISSFFSKHVPDIDQREQINRMFRLLQYIERQVVLFDAIEDSSFGKIGRAADAGTLQSLLQQANISDQARKDISDKLNDMSLRLVLTAHPTQFYPGTVLGIMTDLIDALKHNDINSIDELLQQLGKTPFFNKTSPTPVDEAISLIWFMENIFYHALSGIQTTIEEEFDVNVDSKRQILELGFWPGGDRDGNPNVNTDTTRSVMRILRQVLFRCYYRDFKVLKRRITFRGFGKTLEELEKLLYQNAFNPQRDPHDVQDELLNMLGSIRETLINDHDSLFLDIVDDMIRKVRLFGCYFATLDIRQDSRVLRSVFKYGSERIAETGIKPDYFELDEAKKLKNIKFNEADFICPDDADDLTKDTLNTIRLVKKIQHNNGEKACQRFIISNCQQASDILQLIDLFLWSGWEKDNLAVDFVPLFETVNDLKHAAGVMEKLYTHPFYKEHLKQRGSAQTIMLGFSDSTKDGGYLMANWSIYKAKVELTAMANKYGIDLSFFDGRGGPPARGGGKTHRFYSSMGQEIANKHIQLTIQGQTVSSQYGSVETARFNMEQLIHAGIVSALHPNQHDLLDSRHKSLINEMAEESYKLFMDLREHPLFTDYLEKFSPIKLLSLVNISSRPTKRNSDSKLRLEDLRAISFVTSWSQLKQNIPGFYGVGTALKKMKESGNWDEIKELYRGSGFFRTMLDNCMMSMSKSDFRVTAYLEKDDRFGAFWSMLKNEYELTKAMLLELTEANVLMVDYPVERRSIAIREKIVLPLVIIQHYALGLLRDNNDSELTDVYNKLAIRTVYGIVNAGRNLA, encoded by the coding sequence ATGCCCGCATCGTTAAAACTAAGCCAAAGAGAAGCAACTTTTAACAACGAAGTTGTTGCCCGCTTTGAGTTATATAACAGTTTGTTTCAAACACTTCCGTTCTATCAGGTGAAGGAGATAGGCATATTACTGCCTTTTTTTACAGCTCATTGCGAACAGGGAGTTAACGCGGGCCTTTCGCCCGAGGAAATCATTTCGTCATTCTTCAGCAAGCATGTGCCCGACATTGACCAGCGGGAACAGATTAACCGCATGTTCCGTTTATTGCAGTACATAGAGCGCCAGGTAGTACTGTTTGATGCCATTGAGGATTCATCTTTCGGTAAAATAGGTCGTGCTGCTGACGCGGGTACCTTACAAAGCCTGTTGCAGCAAGCCAACATCAGCGATCAGGCACGTAAAGATATCAGCGATAAGCTGAATGATATGTCGTTACGGTTAGTGCTCACCGCTCACCCTACGCAATTTTACCCGGGTACGGTACTCGGCATCATGACGGATTTGATTGATGCACTGAAGCATAATGATATTAACAGTATTGACGAATTGTTGCAGCAATTAGGTAAAACGCCATTCTTCAACAAAACATCGCCAACGCCGGTTGATGAGGCCATAAGCCTGATATGGTTTATGGAGAACATATTCTATCATGCCCTATCTGGTATACAAACTACAATTGAAGAGGAGTTTGATGTTAATGTAGATTCAAAACGGCAGATACTGGAGCTTGGTTTTTGGCCGGGTGGCGACAGGGACGGAAACCCTAACGTCAATACCGATACCACGCGCTCCGTTATGCGTATTTTAAGGCAGGTATTGTTCAGGTGCTACTATCGCGATTTTAAAGTATTAAAACGCCGTATTACCTTCCGTGGTTTTGGTAAAACGCTTGAGGAACTGGAAAAACTGCTCTATCAAAATGCTTTTAACCCGCAACGCGATCCGCATGATGTGCAGGATGAATTGCTTAATATGCTGGGCAGCATCCGCGAAACGTTAATTAATGATCACGATAGCCTTTTTCTGGATATTGTAGATGATATGATACGCAAAGTGCGCCTGTTTGGGTGCTACTTTGCTACACTTGATATAAGGCAGGACAGCCGCGTGCTGCGCAGCGTATTTAAATATGGCAGCGAGCGCATTGCTGAAACCGGAATAAAACCGGACTACTTCGAGCTGGACGAAGCCAAAAAGCTGAAAAACATTAAGTTTAACGAGGCTGATTTTATTTGTCCGGATGATGCTGATGACCTGACTAAAGATACGCTGAACACCATTCGCCTGGTTAAGAAGATACAACACAACAACGGCGAAAAAGCTTGCCAGCGTTTTATTATCAGTAATTGCCAGCAGGCTTCGGACATCTTACAGCTTATAGATCTGTTTTTATGGAGCGGTTGGGAAAAAGACAATTTAGCTGTTGATTTTGTTCCGCTGTTTGAAACGGTTAATGACCTGAAACATGCCGCCGGTGTGATGGAGAAACTATACACCCATCCGTTTTACAAAGAACATTTAAAACAGCGCGGTAGCGCACAAACCATCATGCTTGGTTTTTCTGACAGTACCAAAGATGGCGGCTACCTGATGGCCAACTGGTCGATATACAAAGCTAAGGTGGAGTTAACAGCTATGGCGAATAAGTATGGCATCGATCTGTCGTTTTTTGATGGCAGGGGCGGTCCGCCGGCACGTGGCGGCGGTAAAACGCACCGTTTCTACTCTTCAATGGGGCAGGAAATCGCTAACAAGCACATCCAGTTAACCATACAGGGGCAAACGGTTAGTTCACAATACGGCTCGGTTGAAACCGCTCGGTTCAACATGGAGCAATTGATACACGCGGGCATCGTATCGGCATTGCATCCAAACCAGCACGATTTGCTCGATAGCCGTCATAAATCATTGATCAACGAGATGGCCGAAGAAAGCTATAAACTGTTTATGGATTTGCGCGAGCATCCGTTATTTACGGATTACCTGGAGAAATTCAGTCCTATAAAATTGCTCTCTCTGGTGAATATAAGCAGCCGTCCAACCAAGCGTAATTCTGATTCTAAATTAAGGCTGGAAGATTTGCGCGCCATCAGTTTTGTTACTTCATGGAGCCAGTTAAAGCAGAACATACCAGGCTTTTACGGAGTAGGCACCGCGCTAAAAAAAATGAAAGAGAGCGGTAATTGGGATGAAATTAAGGAACTATACCGTGGGTCTGGCTTTTTCCGTACCATGCTTGATAATTGCATGATGTCTATGTCGAAATCAGATTTCAGGGTGACGGCATATTTGGAAAAGGACGATAGGTTTGGCGCGTTTTGGTCAATGCTTAAAAACGAATATGAATTAACCAAGGCGATGCTGCTTGAGCTTACCGAAGCTAATGTATTGATGGTTGATTACCCGGTAGAGCGCCGTTCAATAGCTATCCGCGAAAAGATTGTGTTGCCTTTGGTAATTATACAACACTACGCTTTGGGCCTGTTACGTGACAATAACGACAGCGAACTGACCGACGTTTATAACAAGCTGGCTATTCGCACCGTATATGGCATCGTTAATGCCGGGCGTAACCTGGCATAG
- a CDS encoding xylulokinase has product MLLLGIDIGTSSIKVCIVNADNQQVVVAAQYPDVESPIKSLQPGWAEQDPAMWWEHVKLALAKCQASGKYDAKQIAAIGIAYQMHGLVLVDKQQNVLRDSIIWCDSRAVKIGEDAFDAIGGDTCLSNLLNSPGNFTASKLAWVKQNEPQIYAKIDKVMLPGDYIGMKLTGEITTSVSALSEGIFWDFKNEQISEDIKKYFGFGEDLFPPVHPVFSSHGIVSENIANELGIPAGIPVAYKSGDQPNNALSLNVLNPGEVAATAGTSGVIYGVTDSLEYDSQSRVNAFAHVNYTHDLKRVGILLCINGTGSMYSWAKKMFGQTLTYPEMNSEAEQIAEGSDGLLILPFGNGAERMLNNQLVGAQFSDIDLNIHTRGHVFRAVQEGIACSFRYGLDIMRSNGMNPSVIRAGKNNLFLSDLFTQTFVNVTGVPVELYSNDGSAGAALGAGIGAGVFNSPMEAFKDMQLLKRIEPEATHKMNDIYENWKQLLNKYLTINIK; this is encoded by the coding sequence ATGTTGCTGTTAGGTATCGATATAGGTACATCATCTATAAAAGTTTGTATCGTTAATGCGGATAATCAGCAGGTTGTAGTGGCGGCCCAATATCCGGACGTGGAGTCACCCATTAAATCGCTGCAACCCGGCTGGGCCGAACAGGATCCGGCGATGTGGTGGGAACATGTAAAGCTGGCATTGGCTAAATGCCAGGCAAGCGGCAAGTACGATGCTAAACAGATTGCCGCTATAGGGATAGCTTACCAGATGCACGGTTTGGTATTGGTGGATAAGCAACAGAATGTATTGCGAGACAGTATTATATGGTGCGATAGCCGAGCCGTGAAAATAGGCGAGGACGCGTTTGATGCGATAGGCGGCGATACCTGTTTAAGCAATCTGCTTAACTCGCCCGGTAACTTTACAGCGTCTAAACTGGCATGGGTAAAGCAAAATGAACCGCAAATTTATGCCAAGATTGATAAAGTTATGCTTCCGGGTGACTACATAGGCATGAAGCTGACCGGCGAAATAACTACATCTGTATCGGCATTGTCAGAGGGTATTTTCTGGGATTTTAAGAATGAACAGATATCTGAAGACATCAAAAAATACTTTGGTTTTGGTGAGGATTTGTTCCCGCCGGTACACCCGGTATTTTCTTCGCACGGTATTGTATCCGAGAATATAGCAAACGAACTGGGCATACCTGCTGGTATACCTGTAGCCTATAAATCCGGAGATCAGCCAAATAACGCTTTGTCGTTAAATGTGCTTAACCCCGGCGAGGTGGCTGCAACCGCAGGTACTTCGGGTGTAATTTATGGGGTTACAGATAGTTTGGAGTATGATAGCCAATCCCGGGTAAACGCCTTTGCGCATGTAAATTACACGCACGATTTAAAGCGTGTTGGCATACTGTTGTGCATCAACGGTACCGGCAGCATGTATAGCTGGGCTAAAAAAATGTTTGGCCAAACATTGACCTATCCAGAAATGAATAGCGAGGCCGAACAAATTGCTGAAGGTAGCGATGGCCTTTTGATACTGCCTTTTGGTAATGGCGCTGAACGTATGCTGAACAATCAACTGGTAGGTGCGCAATTCAGTGATATCGATCTGAATATCCACACGCGCGGCCATGTTTTCAGAGCCGTGCAGGAGGGAATCGCGTGTTCTTTCCGTTACGGATTGGATATCATGCGGAGCAACGGTATGAACCCTTCGGTTATCCGCGCGGGTAAAAACAATCTGTTTTTAAGCGATCTTTTCACGCAAACGTTTGTAAACGTTACAGGCGTACCTGTTGAACTGTACAGTAATGACGGCAGCGCAGGCGCTGCTTTGGGTGCAGGTATCGGTGCCGGAGTTTTCAATTCACCAATGGAGGCATTTAAAGATATGCAGCTGTTAAAACGAATTGAACCGGAGGCAACACATAAAATGAACGATATCTACGAAAACTGGAAGCAGTTGTTAAACAAGTATTTAACTATCAATATTAAATAA
- a CDS encoding DUF4142 domain-containing protein, with amino-acid sequence MRQVHYIGLFIILIIAQACNDKRKAKNYNHQVSVDGDALVFIRKAAESGIAEVEASSIARQTSKNPKVVQFATMIADQHSRINDELKSLQSRNLISSDDTISMEKQQEIAAIAKKSGVEFDRDYVSMMVKDHEEAVTLFNSGATIRTASVNKFANKFLPEIKAHLDSAKQILAGLK; translated from the coding sequence ATGAGGCAAGTACACTACATCGGTTTATTTATTATATTAATTATTGCACAAGCCTGTAACGATAAACGCAAGGCTAAAAACTATAACCACCAGGTTAGCGTTGATGGAGACGCTTTAGTGTTTATACGCAAAGCCGCAGAATCGGGCATAGCCGAAGTAGAGGCGTCGTCAATTGCCCGGCAAACTTCTAAAAATCCTAAAGTTGTACAATTTGCAACGATGATTGCAGATCAGCACAGCCGGATAAATGACGAATTGAAGAGTTTGCAAAGCCGTAACCTGATATCCAGTGATGATACCATCAGCATGGAAAAGCAGCAGGAGATAGCGGCTATCGCCAAAAAAAGCGGCGTTGAGTTCGATCGCGATTATGTGTCGATGATGGTGAAAGACCATGAGGAAGCAGTTACCTTATTCAATTCAGGTGCCACCATACGTACAGCTTCGGTTAACAAATTCGCCAATAAATTCCTTCCTGAAATTAAAGCACATCTGGATTCGGCCAAACAAATCCTTGCCGGCTTAAAATAG
- a CDS encoding NADH-quinone oxidoreductase subunit C, whose amino-acid sequence MTFDEIKHLLAARFGDTVIVGEERTGLQPALLIQPDSIVDVCRELRDNPKTYFDFLSSLSGVDYGVDSGRFGVVYHLASIPYRLQLTLKITIEHDRNSDELPAFKSVSSVYRTADWHEREAYDLLGIYFEGHPDLRRILLPDDWEGYPLQKDYKTAEYYKGIKID is encoded by the coding sequence ATGACCTTTGATGAAATAAAGCATCTTTTAGCTGCCAGATTTGGCGATACTGTTATTGTGGGTGAAGAACGTACCGGCTTACAGCCTGCGTTATTAATCCAGCCCGATAGCATTGTTGACGTTTGCCGCGAATTGCGCGATAACCCGAAGACTTATTTCGATTTTCTTTCGAGCCTGAGCGGCGTTGATTATGGTGTAGATTCCGGTCGCTTTGGCGTGGTGTATCATCTGGCATCAATTCCTTATCGTTTACAGCTCACACTTAAAATAACTATTGAGCACGATAGAAATAGCGATGAATTGCCTGCTTTTAAAAGTGTATCATCAGTTTACAGAACCGCCGACTGGCACGAGCGTGAGGCGTATGATTTATTAGGTATTTATTTTGAAGGGCATCCTGACTTAAGGAGAATACTTTTACCCGATGACTGGGAAGGTTATCCGCTGCAAAAAGATTATAAGACAGCAGAATATTACAAGGGGATAAAGATAGATTAA
- the pdxH gene encoding pyridoxamine 5'-phosphate oxidase: MDNDRIQNLRKEYSAATLTEESTNADPLKQFDKWFNEALAAEMYEPNAMTLATATHDGRPSARIVLLKGYNSDGFKFYTNYLSRKGRELAKNPLGSLVFFWGPLERQIRIEGTIEKLGKDESEKYFHSRPKSSQIGAVVSPQSQEITDRNVLESKMQQLEAEYESKDVPKPSHWGGYVLKPTMIEFWQGRPSRLHDRIIYKKVDKKTWKKVRLAP, translated from the coding sequence ATGGATAACGATAGGATACAAAATTTACGGAAGGAATACAGTGCTGCTACTTTAACCGAAGAAAGCACCAATGCCGACCCCCTAAAGCAATTTGACAAGTGGTTTAACGAAGCCCTTGCCGCCGAAATGTACGAGCCCAACGCCATGACCCTGGCTACCGCCACGCATGACGGACGGCCATCGGCACGTATTGTTTTATTGAAAGGTTATAACAGTGATGGTTTTAAATTTTACACTAATTACCTGAGCCGCAAAGGCCGCGAGCTGGCTAAAAATCCGTTAGGTTCGCTGGTGTTTTTTTGGGGACCGTTAGAGCGCCAAATCCGTATAGAGGGTACCATTGAAAAATTGGGTAAGGACGAGTCTGAAAAGTATTTCCACTCCCGCCCTAAATCAAGCCAGATAGGTGCTGTGGTTTCTCCTCAAAGTCAGGAAATAACAGATCGTAACGTGTTGGAAAGTAAAATGCAGCAGTTGGAAGCTGAATACGAAAGCAAGGATGTTCCAAAACCATCGCACTGGGGCGGGTATGTTTTAAAACCAACCATGATTGAATTTTGGCAAGGCAGACCGAGCCGTTTGCACGACCGTATAATTTATAAAAAGGTTGACAAGAAAACCTGGAAAAAAGTACGCCTGGCGCCATGA
- a CDS encoding NADH-quinone oxidoreductase subunit D: protein MVLNMGPQHPSTHGVLRLELITDGEIVKEVIPHLGYLHRCFEKHAESLTYQQTIPFTDRMDYLASMNNSHVWVMGVERMLGIDKEIPKRVEYIRVLVCELNRIASHLIAIGTYGIDIGAFTPFLWCFRDREHIMGLLEWVSGSRMLYNYIWIGGLYYDLPVGFEERCREFIEYFKPKMVELNQLLTDNQVFIDRTANVGILPMDVAINYGCSGPMLRGSGLKWDLRRIDNYSAYPELDFDVPVGKGEMGTLGDCWDRYKVRVDEIAESVKIVEQCLDRLQKELKRTPDFDPRAKLPRKITPKAQDYYIRGEGSKGELGFYFIADGKSEIPFRAKSRGPSFNNLSVLPEIAKDVMIADLIAIIGSIDFVLGEVDR, encoded by the coding sequence ATGGTGCTGAATATGGGGCCGCAACACCCGTCAACACACGGCGTTTTAAGGCTTGAGCTGATAACCGACGGCGAGATAGTTAAAGAAGTTATTCCGCATTTAGGCTACTTGCACCGTTGTTTCGAAAAACATGCTGAAAGCCTTACCTACCAGCAAACTATCCCTTTTACTGATCGTATGGATTACCTGGCGTCTATGAACAATAGCCATGTTTGGGTAATGGGCGTCGAACGAATGCTGGGTATCGATAAAGAGATACCTAAACGTGTTGAATATATCAGGGTTTTAGTTTGCGAGCTTAACCGTATCGCTTCGCACTTGATAGCTATTGGTACTTATGGCATTGATATTGGTGCCTTCACTCCTTTTCTGTGGTGTTTCCGCGATCGCGAACATATTATGGGTTTGCTGGAATGGGTATCCGGCTCGCGCATGTTATATAATTACATATGGATAGGCGGACTGTATTATGACCTGCCTGTAGGTTTTGAAGAACGTTGCCGCGAGTTTATTGAATACTTCAAGCCTAAAATGGTTGAACTAAATCAACTGCTTACAGACAATCAGGTGTTTATTGACCGCACGGCAAATGTGGGCATATTGCCTATGGATGTTGCGATTAACTACGGTTGCTCCGGGCCAATGCTTCGCGGGTCAGGCTTAAAGTGGGATCTTCGCCGTATAGATAATTACTCCGCATACCCCGAACTTGATTTTGATGTACCGGTAGGCAAAGGTGAAATGGGTACCCTTGGCGATTGCTGGGACAGGTACAAAGTGCGGGTTGATGAAATTGCAGAATCAGTAAAAATTGTTGAGCAGTGCCTTGACCGTTTACAAAAAGAACTAAAACGCACGCCGGATTTTGATCCGCGTGCAAAGCTTCCACGCAAGATCACTCCAAAAGCGCAGGATTACTACATACGAGGTGAAGGCTCAAAAGGCGAACTCGGTTTTTATTTTATTGCCGATGGCAAATCGGAAATTCCTTTCCGTGCTAAATCACGTGGGCCGAGTTTCAATAATCTCTCAGTATTGCCTGAAATTGCAAAAGATGTAATGATTGCCGATCTGATAGCCATTATCGGCTCTATCGACTTTGTTTTGGGCGAAGTTGACCGATAA
- a CDS encoding LacI family DNA-binding transcriptional regulator, producing the protein MKAKKRTTIYDIAEKLNITASSVSRALNNSSHVNEETKKLVLKTAAELNYKRNILASNLRKGESKTIGIVVPRINQNIFSNVIAGIEETTYSKDYNLIICQSNESHEKEVKSVNALINQHVDCIVISVAAEGSDYSHLQNVIDHGIKLIQFDRVADDLETLKVLNDNHQASLEGITHMIEQGYKRIALLEGPQNLDIFRQRKQGYLEALKLHNLPIINELIIENAWTKELGADATRKLLNLPKPPDAIFASTSDFSALGVLEVATSMGIKVPSELGILGYSNEPFTELTSPSITTIDQFSHYMGKTIANLYFQESENKESPIVPRTISVKPKLIIRASTSRRSYK; encoded by the coding sequence ATGAAAGCCAAAAAGAGAACTACCATTTACGATATAGCTGAAAAACTCAATATCACCGCCTCATCGGTATCGCGTGCACTTAATAACAGCAGCCATGTAAATGAGGAAACTAAGAAACTGGTATTAAAAACGGCGGCGGAGTTAAATTACAAGCGCAACATACTGGCTTCAAACCTGCGTAAGGGCGAATCAAAAACAATTGGTATCGTGGTGCCACGTATTAACCAAAATATATTTTCAAATGTGATAGCTGGTATTGAGGAAACTACCTACAGTAAGGATTATAACCTGATTATCTGCCAATCTAACGAATCGCACGAAAAAGAAGTAAAATCAGTTAACGCTTTAATCAATCAGCATGTTGATTGTATCGTTATTTCAGTGGCCGCCGAAGGTAGCGATTATTCGCATCTGCAGAATGTAATTGACCATGGCATTAAGTTAATACAGTTCGACCGCGTTGCCGACGATCTGGAGACCTTAAAGGTGCTTAACGATAATCATCAGGCTTCGCTGGAAGGTATAACACACATGATTGAACAAGGTTATAAACGTATAGCCTTGCTTGAAGGGCCTCAAAATCTGGATATATTTCGTCAACGTAAGCAAGGTTATTTGGAAGCGCTAAAGCTTCATAATCTGCCTATAATTAATGAATTAATTATTGAGAACGCTTGGACGAAGGAATTAGGCGCCGACGCGACCCGTAAGTTATTAAACCTGCCAAAGCCGCCTGACGCCATATTTGCCTCCACGTCGGACTTTTCAGCGCTGGGTGTTTTAGAAGTAGCAACATCAATGGGTATCAAAGTGCCTTCTGAATTGGGTATTTTAGGTTACTCTAACGAACCTTTTACAGAGCTAACAAGCCCGTCCATAACTACTATAGACCAGTTTAGCCATTATATGGGTAAAACTATAGCTAACCTTTACTTCCAGGAGTCGGAAAATAAAGAATCGCCTATTGTACCGCGCACAATCAGCGTTAAGCCTAAGCTTATCATCCGTGCGTCAACCTCAAGGCGATCCTACAAATAA
- the xylA gene encoding xylose isomerase, which produces MGIVTGNKEFFKGIGQIKFEGLESDNPLAFRWYDAGRVVAGKTMEEHLRFACAYWHSFCGNGGDPFGGATHNFAWDEKVDAVERAKDKMDAAFEFITKMNLPYYCFHDVDVVDYTNDVNENDRRLQTLVDYAKQKQAESGVKLLWGTANLFSHKRYMNGASTNPDFHVLAHAGAQVKAAIDATIALGGENYVFWGGREGYMTLLNTDMKREQEHFARFLHTAKDYARKQGFKGTFFIEPKPCEPTKHQYDYDAATVLGFLQKYDLLNDFKLNLEVNHATLAGHTFQHELQVAVDAGLLGSIDANRGDYQNGWDTDQFPNDINELTEAMLIILEGGGFQGGGINFDAKIRRNSTDPADLFYAHVGGMDIFARALITADNILQKSDYKKIREERYASFDNGKGQEYEAGKLSLEDLRQFAVENGEPAVISGKQEYLENLINRYI; this is translated from the coding sequence ATGGGCATAGTAACAGGAAACAAAGAGTTTTTTAAAGGTATTGGCCAGATAAAATTTGAAGGCCTTGAGTCGGATAATCCGTTAGCATTCAGGTGGTATGATGCCGGCCGTGTTGTTGCCGGTAAAACCATGGAAGAGCATTTACGCTTCGCTTGCGCGTATTGGCATTCGTTCTGCGGTAATGGTGGCGATCCGTTTGGCGGCGCTACTCATAATTTTGCCTGGGATGAAAAAGTTGACGCCGTTGAGCGCGCTAAGGACAAAATGGATGCCGCGTTCGAGTTCATCACTAAAATGAATTTGCCTTACTATTGTTTCCATGATGTTGATGTTGTTGATTATACCAATGATGTAAACGAAAACGACCGTCGCTTACAGACTCTGGTTGATTATGCTAAACAAAAGCAGGCTGAAAGCGGTGTAAAATTGCTTTGGGGTACTGCTAACCTGTTTAGCCATAAAAGATATATGAACGGTGCGTCAACCAACCCTGACTTTCATGTATTGGCGCACGCTGGTGCACAGGTAAAGGCAGCAATTGATGCTACCATAGCTTTAGGTGGCGAGAACTACGTTTTTTGGGGTGGCCGCGAAGGTTATATGACCTTGCTGAATACCGACATGAAACGCGAGCAGGAGCATTTTGCGCGCTTTTTACATACTGCTAAAGATTATGCCCGCAAGCAAGGTTTTAAAGGTACTTTCTTTATCGAACCAAAACCATGTGAGCCAACCAAGCATCAGTATGATTATGACGCGGCAACGGTATTGGGCTTTCTGCAAAAATATGACCTGCTGAACGACTTTAAGCTGAACCTTGAGGTTAACCACGCTACCCTTGCCGGCCATACATTCCAGCATGAATTGCAGGTTGCTGTTGATGCAGGGTTATTGGGCTCAATAGATGCAAATCGCGGCGATTACCAGAATGGCTGGGATACCGACCAATTCCCGAACGACATCAACGAGCTTACTGAAGCTATGCTGATCATTCTTGAAGGTGGTGGTTTCCAGGGCGGTGGTATTAACTTTGACGCCAAAATACGCCGTAACTCAACTGATCCGGCTGATCTGTTCTACGCTCACGTGGGTGGTATGGATATATTCGCCCGTGCGTTAATTACAGCTGATAACATTTTGCAAAAATCGGATTACAAAAAAATCCGTGAGGAACGTTATGCATCTTTTGACAATGGTAAAGGCCAAGAGTATGAAGCCGGAAAGTTATCGTTAGAAGATTTGCGCCAGTTTGCTGTAGAAAACGGTGAACCTGCGGTTATAAGCGGAAAACAGGAATACCTGGAAAATTTGATAAACCGCTATATCTAA